TTATTACCGATTACAATGGAACCCTGGTGATTGTCTCCCATGATCGCTATTTCCTGGATAGGATCACCGATCACATTGCAGAGATTTACGATGGAAAAGTCAGGGTGTACCCGGGAAATTATTCCGATTATGAAGAAGCCCGGGCTCAGCGACTAATGCAGCAGGAAGCGGAGCAAAAAAACCAGGAACGGCGTATAGATCAGATTGAACGTTTTATTGAACGGTTTCGATATAAGGCCAGCAAAGCAAAACAGGTGCAAAGCCGGATCAAATATTTGGAAAAGATTCAACGGACTGAGGTGGAAAAACTGGGAAAATCCATCGGTTTTCAATTTCCCCCCCCGCCCCGGAGTGGAGATCCGGTGGTTGCCTTTGAACACGTAATGTTTGATTATGGGAAAGGACCGGTTTTTACAGATGCCACTTTTCAAATCCGGCGGGGTGAAAAAGTGGCATTGCTGGGACCCAACGGTGTGGGAAAATCCACCCTGATGAAAATTATCAGTCAGGAACTGGAACCCGCATACGGGAAAGCACGTTGGGGTTATAATCTGGAAATGGCTTATTTTGCCCAGCATCAACTGGATCAGCTGAATCCGGACCTGAATATTCTGGATGAAGTGTGGAGCCAGTCTCCGGGAATCACCCAGAGTGCTGTCCGCAGTTTACTGGGGCAGTTTCTCTTCAGTGGGGATGATGTTTTTAAACCGGTATCTGTCCTCAGCGGCGGAGAAAAAAGCCGGGTGGTGCTTTTGAAAATGATGTTGAAAAATGCCAATTTTCTCATCCTGGATGAACCCACCAACCATTTGGATATGCAAAGCAAGGAAGTCCTGGCTCAGGCACTGGATGAATTTCCCGGAAGCGTACTGATTGTGAGTCATGACCGGTTCTTTCTGGATATGCTGGTAACCAAGGTTTTGTGGTTTCACAAAGGGCATGTAAAGGAATATCCAGGGAATTATTCGGAGTTTCAGCAATGGTATGATGAAAAATTCAATCCGGTTTTGCAGAATACGAAAACCTCTGATTCCAGGCCGGATAAGATTGACAGTAAAACCCGGCGCCGGATTGAAGCACAGGAACGGCAGAAAAAATCCCGGGAGAAGAAAAAGTATCTGGAAAAGCTGGATAAGACGGAACAGAAAATCGATATTCTTCAGAAAGAGAAATCAGAGATAGAGCACCAAATGAACGGGACCGGTTTTTCCGCACTGACTCCCGATGAAATGGCAGCGGTTACCCGACGGTACCAGGAAATTGTGAAAACCATGGAAAAACTGGAATATGAATGGTTGATTTTGACTGAAATTCTTGAAGAATAAAAATGTTTTTCAGAAACATTGATAAATAA
This window of the Candidatus Neomarinimicrobiota bacterium genome carries:
- a CDS encoding ABC-F family ATP-binding cassette domain-containing protein, which translates into the protein MVHLSQIKLQFGHQMLFDGASWSIYAGQRIGLVGPNGSGKSTILRMLCGEITPDEGQVIIPQGVTTGYLPQHMDDFNTDQTLIDEVMDVFAHLMKAEKEMRKLEHEISENHTPELMKRYDRLQELFAREDGYTMEARARAVLSGLGFKDEQLSQSVRSFSGGWRMRIALARLLLIHPTLLLLDEPTNHLDMETLIWLEKFITDYNGTLVIVSHDRYFLDRITDHIAEIYDGKVRVYPGNYSDYEEARAQRLMQQEAEQKNQERRIDQIERFIERFRYKASKAKQVQSRIKYLEKIQRTEVEKLGKSIGFQFPPPPRSGDPVVAFEHVMFDYGKGPVFTDATFQIRRGEKVALLGPNGVGKSTLMKIISQELEPAYGKARWGYNLEMAYFAQHQLDQLNPDLNILDEVWSQSPGITQSAVRSLLGQFLFSGDDVFKPVSVLSGGEKSRVVLLKMMLKNANFLILDEPTNHLDMQSKEVLAQALDEFPGSVLIVSHDRFFLDMLVTKVLWFHKGHVKEYPGNYSEFQQWYDEKFNPVLQNTKTSDSRPDKIDSKTRRRIEAQERQKKSREKKKYLEKLDKTEQKIDILQKEKSEIEHQMNGTGFSALTPDEMAAVTRRYQEIVKTMEKLEYEWLILTEILEE